A window of the Chloroflexota bacterium genome harbors these coding sequences:
- a CDS encoding ATP-binding protein, producing MTDETNIIPTESDSYAELTPEMLMEAGDALSKSLLFTLRRDYLDGPVVERDVVRMAEVEITQQPDLAMLSLEQVGKPVREDMSEYFTAIQTTLAACHDPRYALIFMVSSDGLRNRIYIGVVAREGGTQPRIFAEQVGQFLGSNWPGTRVKLVEDYEQVARHVHVPLSTYRHARAFTGIPSVKKSDKAQSYPQSLDRFMRGLRGKPYLYMVVAEPMAEAEVGEIISSCHTLSGQVHAFTKATLNRSSGSGMTESISRSEGESASTAKTDGVSESESAGRNKGVLGTEMEKSSGAVKGLKGVGLGAVSALLVATGGPFLLSGMLGMFGQLLPSTTSSSVAGRTSSESETTGRTTGRAFSEGTSTNESLSFGREYLNRHAEACEKLLHQTVERFETARAQGCWNVGVYLLSNQSETAAQAQAQLKALVSGEKTAFEPVRFHDLSPVWDGQAQVALDAFTQPPLRLAAPGSDAFIQHPIGNAFEGLTTPMNTEELSLLANLPLKEMPGMPMQPTAFFSLNPPEPENPANALHLGNLLEGGEEIPGLRYDVDLDSLTRHIFITGITGSGKSNTCRRIISELMERGKNFLVIEPAKDEYVQLALAYNQAGTFDRKIAVYMPGRSDWGGHALEQLHLNPFDIVQIPGATTQVMPHLDRLKSIFNASFPMYEILPVILEEALVDLYDSQGWLEESLPPAGVGRPTLENLYNRITGVVREKGYEERITANITAALRTRIGSLLRGWKGRMFDQPFSTPWAELLDRPVVVNLQYLGDDADKCFTMALLLNFMYEYRQAQHESLGSPESSELRHLAIIEEAHRVLRSAPHRADSANPQAKMGEMFADILAEIRAYGQGMAIIDQVPAKLVPDAIKNTNLKIIHRLVAADDRDSMSGALALTEDQAKVIARLKVGQAIVAGIQDDMASWVKVAYTPMQKLSPSPQPLSQGERS from the coding sequence ATGACCGACGAAACCAATATCATCCCCACCGAATCGGATTCATACGCCGAACTGACCCCCGAAATGCTGATGGAGGCTGGCGACGCGCTCTCGAAGTCGCTGCTGTTTACCTTGCGGCGCGACTACCTCGACGGCCCGGTGGTCGAGCGTGACGTGGTGCGCATGGCTGAGGTCGAAATCACTCAGCAGCCGGATTTAGCCATGCTGTCGTTGGAGCAAGTTGGCAAACCGGTGCGCGAAGACATGAGCGAGTATTTTACTGCCATCCAGACCACCCTGGCGGCCTGTCACGACCCGCGCTATGCGCTCATCTTCATGGTCTCCAGCGACGGGCTGCGCAACCGCATTTATATCGGCGTGGTGGCGCGGGAGGGCGGCACGCAGCCGCGTATTTTTGCCGAGCAGGTCGGCCAATTTTTGGGGTCAAATTGGCCGGGGACACGCGTTAAATTGGTGGAAGATTACGAGCAGGTGGCGCGGCATGTGCATGTACCCCTGAGTACCTACCGCCATGCACGCGCCTTTACGGGGATTCCATCGGTGAAGAAGAGCGACAAAGCGCAGAGCTACCCCCAGAGTTTAGATCGCTTCATGCGCGGCCTGCGCGGCAAGCCGTATCTCTATATGGTTGTGGCCGAGCCAATGGCCGAGGCCGAAGTGGGCGAGATTATTTCATCGTGTCACACGCTTTCCGGGCAGGTACACGCTTTTACGAAGGCCACCCTCAACCGCAGCAGCGGCAGCGGAATGACCGAAAGCATCTCCCGCTCGGAGGGTGAAAGCGCCTCCACGGCAAAGACAGATGGGGTGTCCGAGAGCGAAAGCGCCGGACGTAACAAGGGCGTACTGGGCACCGAGATGGAAAAATCTTCGGGCGCGGTGAAGGGCTTGAAAGGCGTTGGGCTGGGGGCAGTTTCGGCGCTGCTGGTGGCCACCGGAGGGCCGTTCTTGCTCTCCGGGATGCTGGGTATGTTTGGGCAGTTGCTGCCCTCCACGACGAGTTCATCTGTTGCGGGGCGCACATCGTCCGAATCCGAAACCACCGGGCGCACGACCGGGCGCGCCTTCAGCGAGGGGACTTCGACGAATGAGTCGCTTTCGTTTGGGCGCGAATATCTCAACCGTCATGCCGAAGCCTGTGAGAAATTGCTCCATCAAACTGTGGAGCGTTTCGAGACCGCCCGCGCCCAGGGCTGCTGGAACGTGGGCGTGTATTTGCTCAGCAATCAGAGCGAGACGGCGGCGCAGGCTCAGGCGCAGTTGAAAGCGCTGGTCAGCGGGGAGAAGACGGCCTTCGAGCCGGTGCGTTTCCATGATCTTTCGCCGGTGTGGGATGGTCAGGCGCAGGTGGCGCTGGATGCGTTCACCCAGCCTCCTTTGCGGCTGGCAGCCCCGGGGTCGGATGCGTTCATCCAGCACCCGATCGGAAACGCCTTCGAGGGCCTCACCACCCCGATGAACACGGAAGAACTCTCGCTGCTCGCCAATCTTCCCTTAAAAGAAATGCCCGGTATGCCCATGCAGCCGACGGCTTTCTTCAGCCTGAATCCGCCGGAGCCTGAAAATCCGGCCAACGCCCTGCATTTGGGCAATTTGCTCGAAGGCGGCGAAGAAATCCCCGGCCTGCGCTACGATGTGGATTTGGACAGCCTGACGCGCCATATTTTCATCACCGGCATCACCGGCAGCGGAAAATCGAACACCTGCCGCCGGATTATCAGCGAGTTGATGGAACGGGGCAAGAACTTTTTGGTGATTGAACCCGCCAAAGATGAGTATGTGCAATTGGCGCTGGCCTATAATCAGGCCGGGACGTTTGACCGCAAGATTGCCGTTTACATGCCGGGGCGCTCGGATTGGGGCGGGCATGCGTTAGAGCAACTGCACCTGAACCCCTTTGATATTGTGCAAATTCCGGGGGCCACCACGCAGGTGATGCCGCATCTCGACCGGCTGAAATCCATTTTCAATGCCAGCTTCCCCATGTACGAAATTTTGCCCGTGATTCTCGAAGAAGCGCTGGTGGATTTATACGACAGTCAGGGCTGGCTGGAAGAGAGCCTGCCGCCTGCGGGAGTTGGCCGCCCCACACTGGAGAATTTGTATAATCGCATCACCGGCGTGGTGCGCGAGAAGGGCTATGAAGAGCGCATTACGGCCAATATCACCGCCGCGCTGCGCACGCGCATTGGCTCGCTGCTGCGCGGCTGGAAGGGACGCATGTTTGACCAGCCGTTTTCTACCCCATGGGCGGAACTCCTTGACCGCCCGGTGGTGGTCAATTTGCAATATCTGGGCGACGACGCCGATAAGTGCTTCACAATGGCGCTGCTGCTCAACTTCATGTACGAGTACCGTCAGGCGCAGCACGAGAGTCTGGGTTCACCCGAATCGAGCGAGTTGCGCCATCTGGCGATTATCGAAGAAGCCCACCGCGTATTGCGCTCGGCCCCACACCGGGCCGATTCCGCCAATCCGCAGGCCAAGATGGGCGAGATGTTCGCCGACATCCTCGCTGAGATCCGCGCCTACGGGCAGGGCATGGCGATCATCGACCAGGTTCCCGCCAAACTCGTCCCCGACGCGATCAAGAACACCAATCTCAAGATCATCCATCGTCTCGTCGCCGCCGACGACCGCGATTCGATGTCGGGCGCGCTGGCGTTGACCGAAGATCAGGCCAAAGTCATCGCCCGGCTCAAGGTTGGGCAGGCGATTGTGGCGGGTATTCAGGACGATATGGCTTCGTGGGTCAAGGTGGCCTATACGCCAATGCAGAAGTTATCGCCCTCACCCCAACCCCTCTCCCAAGGGGAGAGGAGCTAA
- a CDS encoding endonuclease domain-containing protein: protein MHRAAALRQATTPAERKLWAQLRGRKLRNVKFRRQHAIGNYIVDFCAVQEKLVIELDGSQHLDQVEYDQERTATLEQQGYRVLRFWNAQVMKNIAGCRLAIEAMLIESH from the coding sequence ATGCACCGTGCGGCCGCGCTGAGACAAGCAACAACGCCCGCCGAGCGAAAACTATGGGCACAGTTGCGCGGCAGAAAGCTCAGAAATGTTAAGTTCCGCAGGCAGCACGCCATCGGCAACTATATCGTCGATTTCTGTGCAGTCCAGGAAAAGCTCGTGATTGAACTGGATGGCAGCCAACATCTGGATCAGGTTGAATACGACCAGGAAAGAACCGCAACCCTTGAACAGCAAGGCTATCGCGTACTCCGCTTTTGGAATGCGCAAGTGATGAAAAATATCGCTGGCTGTCGGCTTGCCATAGAAGCTATGTTGATCGAAAGCCATTAA
- a CDS encoding tetratricopeptide repeat protein — translation MSKEHIFISHSSKNDAFVKKLRETLELFDELPWVDSRELTGGDELETTIEKKVRSARQFLVVISIDALNSEWVQKEVKMALDEAEKRTDGYKIISVVLPGVQAGILKLLFPKEPVHIFVEDKPTGVSEAMPKIFAALEHQLPNDWETAVELTAEPVEELILELTDPIITEKDGLRRATATAELIYNPAHPPAAGGARGVSRAIKSKRYRFTAPLGAVELGEVRWYIEKYYQWPTGVFKDRARKTEKNLPEWGKALFDAVLGANLAPTQPPPNTTVELSNLWEGREAYDAWKRATGSHRFSVQVDGEPIAGTPEDQAALIREAASDLLALPWEIMHDGVGYLSQGADSVRVRRRLPNRKPVTTRQAELPIRVLLLSPRPEVDENDEPVGYIDHRVIANPLMQAVERLGEDLVKVDILYPPTFSALKQALDKGKEDNNPYDIVHFDGHGVYDRREGLGALCFESPRDSQKLGNRLLDLVYAKDLAAELRGYGVPLFFLNACQSALSIKDPMASVATALLTQGVGSVVAMSHSVLVETARRFVEPFYKSLAEGQRVGDAMLAGQMALYDDPYRFKIMGAGKLDLQDWFVPVLYQDEADPQLFTVRPGQAAARLTTKRNELKLGKLPAPPEHHFVGRSRMLLHLERLLELRNYAVVRGSGGMGKTALAVELARWLVRSSRFERAAFVSVEPQNVQDVKGVLDVIGRQLLPKYTAAQYGDLDAALQPVARALCDHATLILLDNLESVLPDSAGLNPAGAADVTELLGLCGKLLAASADTRLLFTSREVLPAPFRHNTVELGSLHKNEAIELVERVMAQHGWQPPASDDARTPAEIENLVDAVNCHPRALVLLAREVRDGVAYTTQEIAALMAKLEAANQGDRENSLYASVELSLRRLPDEVRQRVNRLAVFHGGGNLAIMGMVLELEEDNMVAVAKMLIDTGMAEIQDYNYLRLDPALPAYLRLSINREAFAQLEGAWAGAMRQLVGFLYQQKFQDSKLANNLTLLELPNLLALLDWLADLLNRDIASAEMVSGTAGKIEQLLEYLNRPSALDSAVQLRAASAALIPEWGKTRFENERLLIERLLGAGQLQPAYEKARALLEKAKTSAYKGADYDLGIAHFMLGRVLETGGQAAPALDVLIEAQQLFEAIHDNESAAQMAAVTLTEQADCLTALGRLDEAAETYNENIKRAEKQKDSRQVAVGKFQLADVLRRQKKYKEAIEAYEEALPIFEKQDEPKSVASVYHQIGIVHQDAGDFERAEAAYRRSLEIKSRNDDRAGQASSLTMLGLLYKSHLNRWEEAVTFERKAADIYVQTGDLRQEGVVRSNTASTLKNIKRYDEARAEILRAIECDRQFGHAAEPWKTFDILCDIETATGQAKAARAAWEQARAAYLAYRRQGGYAQGGGGNLVEHVLGLISQKKTGEIQPLFNQLASDPDTPDTLKLLMNAIVAILNGSRDPALGDDPALNYADAAEVLFLIERLEPAPSVTS, via the coding sequence ATGAGCAAAGAACATATTTTTATCTCGCACTCTTCGAAGAATGATGCTTTTGTAAAAAAGCTGCGTGAAACGCTGGAATTATTTGATGAACTTCCCTGGGTTGATTCGCGCGAGCTAACCGGGGGCGACGAGCTTGAAACAACTATCGAGAAAAAAGTGCGCTCAGCGCGCCAATTTTTGGTGGTCATCAGCATTGATGCGTTAAATTCCGAGTGGGTGCAAAAAGAAGTCAAAATGGCGTTGGATGAAGCCGAAAAACGAACGGATGGCTACAAAATAATTTCGGTGGTTTTGCCGGGCGTTCAGGCAGGGATTCTCAAACTCTTGTTCCCGAAAGAACCCGTACACATTTTTGTCGAAGACAAACCAACCGGCGTAAGCGAAGCCATGCCCAAAATTTTCGCCGCGCTGGAACATCAACTCCCCAACGATTGGGAAACAGCCGTAGAACTCACCGCCGAACCCGTCGAAGAATTGATTCTCGAACTGACCGATCCCATCATCACGGAGAAAGACGGCCTGCGCCGGGCAACCGCCACCGCCGAGTTGATCTACAACCCCGCACATCCCCCCGCGGCGGGGGGAGCGAGGGGGGTCAGCCGCGCAATCAAGAGCAAACGCTACCGCTTCACCGCGCCGCTGGGAGCCGTGGAGTTGGGCGAAGTCCGCTGGTATATCGAGAAATATTATCAGTGGCCTACCGGGGTCTTCAAAGACAGAGCCAGGAAAACCGAAAAAAACCTGCCCGAATGGGGCAAGGCGCTTTTCGATGCTGTTTTGGGAGCCAACCTTGCCCCCACCCAGCCTCCCCCAAATACGACGGTGGAGCTGTCGAATTTATGGGAGGGGCGCGAAGCCTACGATGCATGGAAACGTGCAACCGGCAGCCACAGATTTTCTGTACAGGTGGATGGAGAGCCAATCGCAGGTACGCCAGAAGATCAAGCCGCCCTGATCCGTGAAGCCGCCAGCGACCTGCTGGCCCTGCCCTGGGAGATCATGCACGATGGCGTTGGCTATCTCTCGCAGGGAGCGGATAGCGTGCGCGTGCGCCGCCGTTTGCCGAATCGCAAGCCTGTGACCACCCGGCAAGCCGAACTCCCCATTCGGGTGCTATTGCTCAGCCCGCGCCCCGAAGTGGACGAAAACGATGAGCCGGTTGGCTATATTGACCACCGCGTGATTGCGAATCCTTTGATGCAGGCTGTGGAGCGTTTAGGCGAAGATTTGGTTAAAGTCGATATTTTGTATCCCCCTACATTCTCAGCGCTCAAACAAGCCCTCGACAAAGGGAAAGAAGATAATAATCCCTACGATATTGTCCATTTTGACGGGCACGGGGTTTATGATCGCAGAGAAGGCTTGGGGGCCTTATGCTTTGAATCGCCCAGAGATAGCCAAAAATTGGGTAATCGCTTGCTTGATCTGGTTTATGCCAAAGATTTAGCTGCCGAATTGCGCGGCTATGGCGTACCGCTTTTCTTCCTGAATGCCTGTCAGAGTGCATTGTCGATTAAAGACCCGATGGCCTCAGTCGCAACTGCATTACTTACGCAGGGCGTTGGCTCGGTGGTGGCGATGAGCCACAGCGTTTTGGTGGAGACCGCCCGCCGTTTTGTGGAGCCATTTTACAAGAGTCTCGCCGAGGGACAGCGCGTGGGCGATGCCATGCTGGCCGGGCAGATGGCCCTGTATGATGATCCCTACCGTTTCAAGATCATGGGCGCGGGGAAACTGGATTTACAGGACTGGTTCGTGCCGGTTTTGTATCAGGATGAAGCCGACCCCCAGCTTTTCACCGTGAGACCCGGCCAAGCGGCTGCCCGCCTGACGACGAAACGCAACGAACTAAAATTGGGCAAATTGCCCGCACCCCCGGAGCATCACTTTGTGGGCCGCAGCCGCATGTTGCTGCATCTGGAGCGCCTGCTGGAACTGCGAAATTATGCCGTGGTGCGCGGCAGCGGCGGCATGGGCAAGACCGCCCTGGCCGTGGAACTGGCGCGCTGGCTGGTGCGCTCCAGCCGCTTTGAACGCGCCGCCTTTGTGAGTGTGGAGCCGCAAAACGTGCAGGACGTGAAAGGCGTGCTGGACGTGATCGGCAGGCAGTTGCTGCCCAAATACACCGCCGCCCAATACGGGGATCTTGACGCTGCCCTGCAGCCCGTGGCGCGCGCCCTGTGTGACCATGCCACGCTGATTTTGCTCGATAATCTGGAAAGTGTGCTGCCCGACAGCGCAGGCCTCAACCCCGCCGGAGCCGCCGATGTGACCGAACTGCTCGGCCTGTGCGGCAAATTACTGGCGGCCTCCGCCGACACGCGCCTGCTCTTCACCAGCCGCGAGGTTTTGCCCGCGCCCTTCAGGCACAACACGGTTGAATTAGGAAGCCTGCACAAGAACGAAGCCATTGAGTTGGTCGAGAGAGTCATGGCGCAGCACGGCTGGCAGCCCCCCGCCAGTGACGATGCTCGCACGCCCGCAGAAATTGAAAATTTGGTGGACGCCGTCAACTGCCACCCACGCGCGCTGGTGCTGCTGGCGCGTGAAGTCAGAGACGGGGTGGCCTACACGACCCAGGAAATTGCCGCCCTGATGGCAAAACTCGAAGCCGCCAATCAGGGCGACCGTGAAAACTCGCTCTATGCCAGCGTGGAGCTATCTTTACGCCGCCTGCCGGACGAAGTGCGCCAACGCGTGAACAGATTGGCCGTTTTTCACGGCGGTGGAAATTTGGCAATTATGGGCATGGTGCTGGAACTTGAAGAAGATAATATGGTGGCCGTAGCCAAAATGCTGATCGACACCGGTATGGCCGAAATACAGGACTACAACTACCTGCGCCTTGACCCAGCCCTGCCCGCCTATTTGCGACTGAGCATCAACAGAGAAGCCTTTGCCCAACTCGAAGGGGCCTGGGCGGGTGCCATGCGGCAATTGGTTGGTTTTCTTTATCAGCAAAAGTTTCAAGATAGCAAATTGGCAAACAACCTGACCCTGCTGGAACTGCCCAACCTGCTGGCGCTGCTCGACTGGCTGGCGGATTTGCTGAATAGGGATATTGCAAGCGCCGAAATGGTCAGTGGCACGGCTGGAAAAATTGAGCAATTACTGGAATACCTGAACCGCCCCAGCGCTTTGGACAGCGCCGTGCAACTGCGGGCAGCCTCCGCCGCCCTGATCCCGGAATGGGGAAAAACCCGCTTTGAAAATGAACGCCTGCTGATCGAACGCCTGCTCGGAGCGGGGCAGCTCCAACCGGCCTACGAAAAAGCGCGGGCGCTGCTTGAAAAAGCCAAAACGTCCGCCTATAAAGGCGCGGATTATGATTTGGGGATAGCGCATTTTATGCTCGGTCGGGTGTTGGAAACAGGCGGGCAGGCAGCACCCGCCCTTGATGTGCTGATTGAAGCCCAGCAACTGTTTGAAGCGATTCATGATAACGAGAGCGCCGCTCAAATGGCTGCCGTGACTCTGACCGAACAAGCCGACTGCCTGACAGCCCTGGGGCGGCTGGATGAAGCGGCTGAAACTTATAATGAAAATATCAAGCGAGCCGAAAAACAAAAAGATTCCCGTCAAGTGGCAGTGGGAAAGTTTCAACTGGCAGATGTTCTGCGTAGGCAGAAAAAGTATAAAGAAGCCATTGAAGCTTATGAAGAAGCCTTACCTATCTTCGAAAAGCAGGATGAACCCAAATCCGTCGCTTCTGTCTATCACCAGATCGGCATCGTGCATCAGGATGCGGGCGATTTCGAGCGCGCCGAAGCCGCCTACCGCCGCTCGCTGGAGATTAAGTCCCGGAATGATGATCGGGCCGGGCAGGCGAGTAGTTTGACCATGTTGGGGCTTCTTTATAAAAGCCATTTAAATCGTTGGGAAGAAGCGGTCACCTTTGAGCGCAAGGCGGCGGATATTTATGTTCAAACAGGCGATTTGCGCCAGGAAGGGGTCGTGCGCAGCAATACAGCCAGCACCCTAAAAAATATCAAACGCTACGACGAAGCTAGAGCGGAGATCCTGCGGGCGATTGAGTGTGACCGCCAATTTGGTCACGCGGCTGAACCGTGGAAAACCTTCGATATTTTGTGCGACATCGAAACCGCCACCGGCCAGGCTAAAGCGGCGCGCGCCGCCTGGGAGCAGGCGCGCGCGGCCTATCTGGCCTATCGTCGGCAGGGGGGGTATGCGCAGGGTGGCGGAGGAAATCTGGTTGAGCACGTATTAGGGCTTATTTCTCAGAAAAAAACTGGCGAAATTCAGCCGCTTTTCAATCAACTTGCCAGCGATCCAGATACACCCGATACACTAAAATTGCTGATGAACGCAATTGTCGCCATTCTCAACGGCTCGCGGGATCCGGCGCTGGGCGATGATCCGGCGCTTAATTATGCCGATGCAGCGGAGGTGCTGTTTTTGATCGAGCGGTTGGAGCCTGCCCCCTCTGTCACTTCGTGA